A segment of the Bacillus sp. es.034 genome:
TCTTCTCCAAGGATATAGTGGACAGCATCGATGAGATGGGAACCCAGGTCAGCGAGCACCCCGCCCCTTCCTCCCGACGAATGCGTGCCGCGCCACCCCGGTGGACCTGATAACCCGAAATCACCCGAATACTCGAACCTTCCTTCATATACGTTGCCTATCAATCCATCCTCTATCAGTTCCTTTAACCGGAGGACGGCAGGGTTCTCCCGATAAGTGAAATTCACTCCATGGATGATGCCGTTTCGTTCTGCCATTTCCCACATCGCTTTTGCCTCTCTCGTATCCATAGCTAACGGTTTTTCACACATAACATGGATACATTTTTCCGCAGCCAGCAAGGCAAGATCATGATGACTGGAGTTCGGGGTCACGATGCAGACGCCGTCGATGTCTTCTTCCAGCATTTCCTCGTAGGACCGGTGGCTGGATGGGATACCGTATTTAGCGGCAAGCCTTTCAGCATTTGTTCCATTTTGACTGCAGATCGCCTCCAAGATGACGGAGGGATGCCGTTTCAGAATTGGGAGATACCACAAATCTGCGAATGAACCGGAACCGGCGACGGCAATCTTTACTTTTTGATTACTCATAAACGTCTCCTTTCTATTCGTCTATGTTTATGGACTGACCTTTTTCGGCTGATTCGATAATACGCTCCAGCACCTTTTGATTCTGATAGCCATCATGGAAGTCAGGGATTTCTTCGTGCCCCTGGCCGGTCACTATTGCGATGAAATCCTCGAGCTGCTGACGCCTGTAGCCAGGTGGAATCTCCAGGGTCTCTTTCGTTGTTTGAAGCTCATTCCCATCAACCAAACTGAGCAGGACTTCATCCGGTTTTTCACAATTGACGTGGATCGTCCCGATATCTCCGTACAATGTCACTTCATGCTGGTTCCCGGAACCGATTGCGTTCCTTGTTGTCAGGAACGCCCCTACCACATCATGCTCCAGCACGGCATGGAAGCTGACATAATCGTCCACTTCCACTTGATGCATATGACCGGTTGCTGGATTCCTGCGTTCCGGGACAAAGGTTCTCATTAACGCAGATACGGATTTGAATTCCCCGACAAGGAACCTTGCGCTGTCGATCATATGTGCACCGAGATCACCCAACGCCCCCGTCCCGGTAACCGCCTTATTGAACCTCCATAAATACGGGACATCAAAGATCGGTGAGCCGAACGATTGAAGATAGCGGACCTCCAGATGACGGAGAGTACCGATCTTATTTTCCTCCAGCAGCTTCTTGGCATATCTGAATGCCGGTATATAACGGTAAGAAAACCCGACCATGCACGGAATCGGTGTCTTCTCATACAGTTCCGCCAGATATTCCGCTTCCTTGAAATTTAAGGTGAATGGCTTTTCTGCCATGATGGGTTTCTGATGCCGGATGCACAACTCCAATACTTTCGCATGCAAGTCATTCGGCACAATCGAAATCACCGCATCCACAGTCGGGTCCTGGATCAGCGATTCCATCTCGTTGAATCGCTTTTCTTCTCCAATCCCCTCTTCCTCTCCCACCTTTTGCAGTAGTTCATCGTTCACATCGCACAACGCGCTTAATTGGAGTTGATCCAGCTCGGAAATCATCCTTCTGTGGGCATCCGCCATTCCTCCGAGTCCGATAAGACCTACCTTGATTACGTTATTCACTGTCATATCTGTTCCCCCTTTGCTTCTACTTTCTATTGTAAAGACAACACCTCTCCAGAAGAATAGATAGAATGAAAGCGCTTAATTTATGACACTCATTCATGTATATAAAACACTTTCTCACAGAAAAAAGCAGCACGCCGGCTGCTTTTTTTCTGCGTTGTTAATTTAATTTATAAACTCTCGCTTCATAAGATTTTAATTTTCCATTTTTCTCAAGATGATTATCATTACTTTCATAATTACCAATCAGCAAAGAGGAAGATTCAAAGTGAAGACCTTCCGGCAATGTAAAGGCTGCATCCTCCCCCGTGAAGTTACACACAATCACAAGCTTCCCTTCCCCGAGTGTCCGGGTGTAGGCGTAGATTTGCTTATGGTCATCAAGGATAAGGTCATACGTGCCATAAACGATGATGTCATGTTCCTTACGAAGGCGGTTCAATTCCTTGTAGTAATAATAAATGGACGCGGGATCTTTCAACGCGTTTTCTGCATTGATTTCCTTATAGTTCGGATTGACCTTCAGCCACGGCGTACCGGTTGTAAACCCGGCATGTTCACTGTCATCCCATTGCATTGGCGTCCTTGCATTATCCCGCCCTTTACGATAGATGGCTTCCATGATCGTGTTGTGATCTTCTCCGCCCTCCGTCACTTTTTCACGGTACATATTGTGAATTTCTATATCGTTGTACTCTTCAAGGGAGTCGAATGCAACGTTCGTCATCCCAAGCTCTTCCCCTTGATAGATATAAGGAGTTCCCTGCAGCATGTGAAGGAACGTAGCAAGCATCTTGGCAGATTCAACGCGGTATTCCTGATCGTCCCCGAACCTCGAGACCATCCTTGGCTGATCATGGTTATTGAGGTAAAGACTGTTCCAGCCCCTGCCTTCGAGGTCTTTCTGCCATTTTGTCATCACCTGCTTCAGATCGGTGAGAGCCCAGTCCTTCACGTCCCATTTACCGCCGGGGCCGGAATCCAGGTCCATGTGTTCGAATGTGAAGATCATGTTTAGCTCCGTACCCTCTTCATTGGCATATCGGGCGGCATCCTCCGGGGACGCCCCTGGACATTCGCCGACTGTCATCATGTCATAGTTCGAGAGTACTTCCCTGTTCATTTCCTGCAGATACTCATGGACACGGGGGCCGTTCATGAAATAATCCCCGCCCCAGTCGTATCTCTTTCCGCCTGGTGTACTCGGGAGGCCGTCCTCTTTGGAGATGAGGTTGATGACATCCATCCGGAATCCGTCGACCCCTTTATCCAGCCACCATTTCATCATGTCGTAGATTTCAGTTCTCAATACAGGGTTTTCCCAGTTGAGGTCCGGCTGTTTTTTACTGAAAAGGTGCAAGAAATATTCGTCCGTCGTCTCATCATACTGCCAGGCCGATCCACTAAAGAAAGACGTCCAGTTGTTTGGTTCATTTCCGTCCTTGCCGGGACGCCAGATATAATAATCCCTGTAAGGGTTGTCTTGCGATTTCCGGGATTCCATGAACCATGCATGTTCATCCGACGAATGATTGACCACAAGATCCATCATCAGCTTCATCCCTCTGGTGTGGAGACCTTCCAATAATTCCTCCCAGTCTTCCATTGTCCCGAATTCGTCCATGATAGCTTTGTAATCGCTGATATCATATCCATTATCATCATTGGGAGATTCATAGACGGGGGACAGCCAGATGACACCGACTCCCAGTTCTTTTAAGTAATCCAGCTTGCTGATGATTCCTTGTAAATCACCGATCCCGTCTCCGTTACTGTCTTTGAAGCTTCTCGGATAAATTTGATAGACGACGCTTTCTTTCCACCATTTTTTCTCCATTTTTCTCTTCCTTTCTATGATGAGAGCTGACGATCTATATCAGCTGCCGCTTTCTTTAGTCCTTCTTCTACACTTACTTCCCCACTGAAAATGTTCCTGAAGGTATTTGTCAGGATGGTGTTGATTTCTTCCCATTGCGGCACCGGCGGCCTTAAGAAGGCTTCATCGATGCTTTCGATATAACTTTTATAGTAAGGATACTCTTCTGCAAAATTCGATATTTCCACCCGTTTATTCGTTGGGAGTAAACCTGCTTTTAACAGTAGGCTTTGAGGCTCTTCGGTGGTCATCCATTTCACGAACGTCCATGATGCTTCCCGATGTTTCGTTCCTTTCGTGATGACCGCATTTTCTCCGCCGAGGATGGAACACTCTTCCCCATTACTCGGAAACACGCCTGAAGCCGTTCGCTGATTGACAAGAGCCAAGTCGTTTTCTGACCTTACGCTGTAGAACCATGGCCCCTCATCAATCATGAAATAATCACCCGAACTGACATTTTGCCACGTCTCCGCATATCCACTGAGTACCTCGGGAGGAATATATCCGTTCTGGTACAGCCCCAACAACTCTTTAAGTGCTGAAATGCTCTCTTTGCTATCCAGATAGCCGCTTGCCTTTGTATAGTCCTTGTTCATCACCTTTCCGCCCAATCCGTAAAAATAGGGGAGGCTGTTCCAGGGAGAAACGTCACTGATGCCGATTTTCAGATTGTGTTCCTTTACGATCCCGATCAATTCATCCATCGTTTCTGGAAGATGATCCAGTTCGAGTTTCTCTAAGGCTGCTTTATTGTAAATGGCTGCTTTTACATTCGTGTTCAGGGGTAACCCGTAGTAATTCTTTCCGAATCGATTTGACTCAAGGGGATTTTGTAGGAATCTTGACTTGACCAAATCAAAGTCATCAAATTCACTTATTGGATAAAGTAAATCCAGGTGGACAAATTTAGGAATCCAAGTAATATCCATTCTGACGACATCGGGGGTCCGATTGACGGATGCCCGTGAAATAAGCGCTGACATCAGCTGCTTGCTATGAGGCTGCCTGACGGATTTGACATCGATCCCAGGATATTTCTCTTCGAATAACGGAATGATCTCATTTTCAAAGATTCTCGTTTCTTTGTCGCTGTAAGTATGCCAGATCTCTATTTCTTCCACACTGTTTTCATCAGATAATTTCACTTTCTTTGATTCGTCGATGATATGTTGATTTCCGCAAGCGTTCAATATAAGCAATAAGATCAGTATGATGGTTGTCCGGAATCGAATCATGTGAGAATCCCTTTCCCTATCTATTTATGATGCTCAGTCCTGTAATCCCCCGGGGAGAGGCCGGTGACTTTCTTGAATAATTTACTGAAGTACTTCACATCATTGAAACCTGATTCACCAGCTACTTCATATACCTTCAGTGAAGTGTGGCCGAGAAGTTCTTTCGCCTTGTTGATTCTGAGTCTTATCACGTAATCGATGAAATTGACATCCATGAATCGCTTGAATAAAATGCTAAAGTAATTCCGGCTGATATGGATATGATCTGCCACGTGCTGAAGAGTCATCTCTTGTGTATAGTGCTCATGGATATACGTGAGGGCCTTATCCAACAGCTCATTATCCATATGGGGATGTTTACTTTCCGATTCAAGAAAGAGGTCACATTCATTCTTCGCTTCATGGAAAAGCCCTGTCAATTCCTCCAGTGTTTCTGAAGAAGCCAAGTTTGACATATGGTCTATTAATACGCTTACTTCAACCTTATTCCAATATAGTGCCTTCAGGATATACCCTGCTTCCTTCTTGACGTTGTCGGGGTGCATATCCTCTTCCTTCCAGCGTACAAACCTCGCCTCGAGGAAGTTCTCAAGTGATTCTTCCCCATGAATTTGAGCTTTTATCTCTTCAAGACTCAGGGGCTCCCGAAGCATTTTCACTCCTCTTTCATAAGGAAAGATCTCAGTGTTACTTTGGAAGAAATATTGTTTGCCTGAAAGAGAGGCATGATGGTATCCCTCGACCAATTTTTCACGATCTGAAACCACTGCATAGCTGAACACCAGTTTCAGCGACGTTTCCTTTTCAATCTTCTCCTTCAACTTGTTAACAGTATCCCTGGGTTCTTCCGTATTCCCCATGAAGAAAATCAGTTCATTTTCACCTATCGGAAAGCAATACCCGTCTTCAGTTTCTCTATAGAAACGCTCTTGAATTTCATCGACGATCAAATTTTTATAAAGGAAACCAAATTCATCTTCGAGTCGATCAAGTTCCTTTATGCTCCCAAGCAGTAGAAGCTGGGGCATGTGAAGAGATTCAATCCTTTGTTCACACGCATGGAACGGTTCTTTCTGCAGAAGGATTCTCTTGATCGATTGTTCCGTCCTCCGCCTGTCGTTGATCTTATTGGTCTGTTCCGCCTGATCAAGCTTCTCTGTCACTTTTTCCTCATCGAGGATTTTGTCGATACATTTATGGATGGTCCTTGAGAATTGGTCAGGTTCAAGTGTCTGTTTCAATATATAATCGACCGCCCCGTGGGTAAGGCCTTCCCGGACATATTCGAACTCATTGTAGCTGCTGACCAGGACCACCTTTAGCTTCGGGTTCATTTGAAGCGCTTTCTTCATCAACGTAACGCCATCCATGACAGGCATCTTTATATCGGTTATGAGAATATCCACATGGCCGGTTCTTTCCATTGCGTCTAACGCTTGTTTTCCATTTGAAAAGTCACCGATCAAGTGAAGATTCTTATCCTCCCAGTCAATGGAGGATTTCAGGCCAAAGCGGATGATCGGTTCATCATCCACAATCATCACGTTATACATCTTGATCACCCCTGGTTTTCGTCATCAATACAAGCTTCACAACGGTCCCGTCCCCGCTGGTGATTTCAAACTTTGAATCCGGACCAAAATAAAGTCTGATGGAATCGGCCACATGACTTAATCCAATGCCTACGTATGAGTTGTCCCCAACAGACGACCTTTGCACCCGTTGTAACATATCCTGTTCAACACCCACTCCGTCATCCCTGATTTCGATTTGAATTCCTCCGAGGATATTCTTACCCGTGATCCACACTGTCCCTTCCGTTCCTGTTGGTACGATTCCATGAAAGATTGAATTCTCCACGATCGGCTGCAGAAGCATCCTCGGAATCTCCCAATCTTCCACTCCCTCTTCAAAGTCCGTCACTAAATGGAACTTCTGCTCATACCTGATTTGCAGGATGACCATGAATTGTTCAACCAATTCCACTTCTTCCTTTATGGATATAAAGGTCCCGGTCTTCCCCATATTCCCTTCAAGGAGTTTGGATAATGCAGTAAGGGCGGTGTTCGCTCTCTCCGTCTCTTTAAACTGGACGAGCCAGCGTATCGTACTCAATGTGTTAAAAAGGAAGTGAGGATTGATTCTGTGCTTGATGGCCCGAAGGACGGCTTCCTGCTTCTGATGCTGTTCTTCCTTCACTTGCTCTAGTAAATCTTCCACCCGATAGATCATATGGTTGAATTCGGAGCTCATCATTCCGATTTCATCCTTCGAATCCACACTCGTACGCACCTTTAAGTTCCCCTCGCCGACAAGCTTCATTTGCTCCGTCAAGATCTTAACCGGATCGGTCACTTTCTTTGCGATGAAACTCCCGACGAGAATCGCCACTATTCCGAAAATGATGGATGCACCGATGATGATTTTTTGAATCGAAATGATTTCGCCTGTGATTTCAAAAGTCGGTACCCTCCCGACGATCAACCAGCCGTTCCCGATCGGTTCCGTTACGCCATAATAAGGGATATCATCCTCTTCGTATTCGAATTCCCGTTTATCAGAAAGGATATACTCCCGCATTTGCTTATTCTGAACGGGATTATTCAGATTCTCTAAATCGTTATCGATCACCACTTCCGCTTGCTCATTCACAACAAAGAAGTGGCCGGTCTTCCCAAGCTTGATTTGGTTGATTTTATCCAATATCGCTTTTCCGTCCAGGCTGACCTGGATATAGGCGATGTTCTCCATCGTATCAAAGTCTTTCAACACCCTGGTGATGGGCAGAATAAGATCGGTGTTTTCACCGGCTCCACTGAACCGGTCGTATTGAAGTCCACCCCACACCAGCTCTCCATCTCTTCGAACCGCTTCCTTGGCCCAATCCATTCCATCAATATTCACCTTTGAGAGCTTATAAGGGGAAAAGGTCCCGCTTCCCCAGCTCATCCCGTCTTCCTTCAATACATAAATGATCCTCACAAATGAACTTGTATATATATTTGAATTCAAATACGATGTCATATATTCTTGATTTTCTTCTGTGTCTGAGGAGCGATTGTCCAAGTCATCCTTCACGATCTCCTGTATTCTTTCATTACTATAGATGAGATCTGACATATCACTTCCATTGGAGAAGATAAAGGACAGGGATTCCGCTGCCTGTCTCGCAATCTGCCTTGACGATTCCCTTACATTTTCTTTTACGACATCCGAGGCGGAATGGTAGAAGAACACACTATTAAAGACCGTAGGGATTAAACAAACGACTAATATGGTGAGAATGACCTTGGCAGCCAGCCGTTTCTTTAGAAGCTGTATCATCTGCTAATCCCTCTTTCCGTTATTCTTGTTATCTATCATATCTCTCCTTCCCAGTAGGAGCAATAGGTCCTATTTATAGTCGATCACGACCAGATCCCAATACTTGAGGGATGGGACGGTGAACGTAATCGAGTCCCCTTTTTGCTTGAAGTCAATCTCCAGAGGGGAACCTTGATAGGCATCAGGTGTTGCCACCCAGATCTTATCTGCCTTACCCCCGGCCTTCACTTCCACTTCGATATCCTTTTCTTCCTCAGGCTCAGGCTGTACTCCTTCATTATCCCGCCATTCCAGCGAGGAAGCATCAGTGAAATTGATCAGATGAATAAGCTCTTTATCCTCTTTCTTTTTGGCAAATGACCAGATGGAACCGAGCTTTGGCTGATCGGAGACGGTAAGATCCCCTTCTATCTTCACTTCTTTTTCCGCTTCCTCACCGCCATCACGTAGAAGATTCTGATAGGCTACCTGGAAGTCATAGTATCTTGTCAATTCGGTGTTCAGTTCATCACTCATGCTTAATTTCTTGTGAGGGAAATACTCTTTCGAAAGCATATTTTCGCCAAGTTCCAGGTGTGAACCTCCAGAAGCGAAAATGACCGCATTCGTCATCAAAACACCAGGCGTATTGAATTCTCCCATGGAGTCAGATAAATCATAGTTCATGTAGGCAGCCAGGACCGTATTCAGCTTGCCTTTGCTGTACTTACTATTCTGATCAATGACGCCTTTAAGACTCGAATACGTATTATGACCATCCCAAAGCTCCGAATAGAGGAAGTCCACCGGTGCCTGGGAAGCGATATATCCTTGTGCATACTGCGAAACGGCATTCATGACCAGGTCGACACCCAGTTCCTGTTTCGCTTCATTCAAGAATGGAACATACGTAGTCGAAAGGTCTACCGTCTTCCCGTCACCATTCCAAAGTACGCCACGGTCACCAAGCTGATCGACGTGCCATCCGTCAAAATCCAGATGATTAAACACTTGTTTTTCTTCATTTAGAATGAAGTCCTGCCATCCTTTATTGGAAGGATCCATCAGGTAAATATCACTCGCCCAATTATCAGGTAGGGGATGGTGATCCTGCTCTTCCGCATCCGGATCCTTGAATAGGCCCCATTCCTTCTTCACTCCCTCATCTTCAGCACCTTCATAGCTGCCGAACAGGAGATTATAATTCATCGCCTTCATATTTTTTTCATGAGCAAGGGAAATGTAGCGTTCGATTGTATCCCGTGATACTTCCCTGTTGGCGATATCCGGCCAGGTTGAGGCAAGCTTACCATCTTCCATCTTGAGAGGTTTCTCATGTTTATACTGCCAGTCGTAAAATTGCAGCCCATTGATATGGAATCGATTTAATTGGTTGATCACATCTTCCTGCAGATCTGCTTCCATGTCGTAAAAATCGGCAAGATACCCGTATCTCGGAAATTTGGCCCAATCGGAGGATACATCAACACCTATGTTCTGGTGATCAATGACCTCATCTCCTTGTTTTACATACACTTCCACCATATACCCCTTAAAATCATCTTCTTCCGGTTTCCAAGACCACGATATCTCTTCGTCTTTCAGATTGATTTCTTCCTCTTTCACTGTTTCTGCCAAGTGTTTATACTGAACCAGTATTTTTCCTTCTTTTACTTTTTCCTTCAATGATAATGAAAGCTTCACGGATTCCCCCGGTTCATAGGCGGCTTGATCCGTGCTCAGTTCATCCACCCATTTCCCTTGTTGAATCGTCTCCGCTTGAAAGACAGGTTCAGAACTTGAATTCACACAACCTAAGAGCATCACTGCTGTAAGTGACATGCTTGCCAGAACGGCCAGGCTTTTCTTTTTCCCCATTACTCTCACCCTATTCTTCTATATGAGTTATCCTTTGACCGCTCCTTCTGAATGTCCGCTCTGTACAAACTTCTTCTGGAAGATGATATAGATGATGATCACCGGCAGAATCGCAATCAAGGAAGCACCAAATATCCAAGACCAGTTACTCGCATATTTACCCTGGAACATCATTAGCGCGATCGGCAAGGTTCTCATCGCTTCATCCTTGATGATCGTCAACGCAACGAAATATTCATCCCATGTCCCCGAGAATGAGAAAATGGCCATTGTACCGAGGGCAGGCTTCGAAAGAGGCAGATAGATCCTTCTGAAAATGGTCCAGTTCCCTCCTCCATCCATCAAAATGGATTCTTCCAATTCCTTCGGTACGGTCTCAAAGAACCCTCTCAGGAAGAAAGTAGAACCGACCACACCACCGCCAATATAAAGTAACCACAAGCCCCAGTAAGTGTTCACAAGTCCAAGGTTCTTAATGACGGTAAATTGAGGAACGATGGCAAGCA
Coding sequences within it:
- a CDS encoding Gfo/Idh/MocA family oxidoreductase; the protein is MSNQKVKIAVAGSGSFADLWYLPILKRHPSVILEAICSQNGTNAERLAAKYGIPSSHRSYEEMLEEDIDGVCIVTPNSSHHDLALLAAEKCIHVMCEKPLAMDTREAKAMWEMAERNGIIHGVNFTYRENPAVLRLKELIEDGLIGNVYEGRFEYSGDFGLSGPPGWRGTHSSGGRGGVLADLGSHLIDAVHYILGEEIEGVSASLSCLEDGRIERLSESVNKDRAADSVFFHASFPSGVQGSFYTSWVSIQGNRNQTIDLTVKGEKGALQLLSSELGTRLRYAPLKGPWQDLKVENCVPWDDEAEPSEERFRPWRLTDKNEIWKWVDAILDKKERDRPTFRDGYVVQRVIDSVLLSNTLRKEIDVKELKKMEE
- a CDS encoding Gfo/Idh/MocA family oxidoreductase; amino-acid sequence: MTVNNVIKVGLIGLGGMADAHRRMISELDQLQLSALCDVNDELLQKVGEEEGIGEEKRFNEMESLIQDPTVDAVISIVPNDLHAKVLELCIRHQKPIMAEKPFTLNFKEAEYLAELYEKTPIPCMVGFSYRYIPAFRYAKKLLEENKIGTLRHLEVRYLQSFGSPIFDVPYLWRFNKAVTGTGALGDLGAHMIDSARFLVGEFKSVSALMRTFVPERRNPATGHMHQVEVDDYVSFHAVLEHDVVGAFLTTRNAIGSGNQHEVTLYGDIGTIHVNCEKPDEVLLSLVDGNELQTTKETLEIPPGYRRQQLEDFIAIVTGQGHEEIPDFHDGYQNQKVLERIIESAEKGQSINIDE
- a CDS encoding alpha-glucosidase, producing the protein MEKKWWKESVVYQIYPRSFKDSNGDGIGDLQGIISKLDYLKELGVGVIWLSPVYESPNDDNGYDISDYKAIMDEFGTMEDWEELLEGLHTRGMKLMMDLVVNHSSDEHAWFMESRKSQDNPYRDYYIWRPGKDGNEPNNWTSFFSGSAWQYDETTDEYFLHLFSKKQPDLNWENPVLRTEIYDMMKWWLDKGVDGFRMDVINLISKEDGLPSTPGGKRYDWGGDYFMNGPRVHEYLQEMNREVLSNYDMMTVGECPGASPEDAARYANEEGTELNMIFTFEHMDLDSGPGGKWDVKDWALTDLKQVMTKWQKDLEGRGWNSLYLNNHDQPRMVSRFGDDQEYRVESAKMLATFLHMLQGTPYIYQGEELGMTNVAFDSLEEYNDIEIHNMYREKVTEGGEDHNTIMEAIYRKGRDNARTPMQWDDSEHAGFTTGTPWLKVNPNYKEINAENALKDPASIYYYYKELNRLRKEHDIIVYGTYDLILDDHKQIYAYTRTLGEGKLVIVCNFTGEDAAFTLPEGLHFESSSLLIGNYESNDNHLEKNGKLKSYEARVYKLN
- a CDS encoding extracellular solute-binding protein, with the translated sequence MIRFRTTIILILLLILNACGNQHIIDESKKVKLSDENSVEEIEIWHTYSDKETRIFENEIIPLFEEKYPGIDVKSVRQPHSKQLMSALISRASVNRTPDVVRMDITWIPKFVHLDLLYPISEFDDFDLVKSRFLQNPLESNRFGKNYYGLPLNTNVKAAIYNKAALEKLELDHLPETMDELIGIVKEHNLKIGISDVSPWNSLPYFYGLGGKVMNKDYTKASGYLDSKESISALKELLGLYQNGYIPPEVLSGYAETWQNVSSGDYFMIDEGPWFYSVRSENDLALVNQRTASGVFPSNGEECSILGGENAVITKGTKHREASWTFVKWMTTEEPQSLLLKAGLLPTNKRVEISNFAEEYPYYKSYIESIDEAFLRPPVPQWEEINTILTNTFRNIFSGEVSVEEGLKKAAADIDRQLSS
- a CDS encoding response regulator → MYNVMIVDDEPIIRFGLKSSIDWEDKNLHLIGDFSNGKQALDAMERTGHVDILITDIKMPVMDGVTLMKKALQMNPKLKVVLVSSYNEFEYVREGLTHGAVDYILKQTLEPDQFSRTIHKCIDKILDEEKVTEKLDQAEQTNKINDRRRTEQSIKRILLQKEPFHACEQRIESLHMPQLLLLGSIKELDRLEDEFGFLYKNLIVDEIQERFYRETEDGYCFPIGENELIFFMGNTEEPRDTVNKLKEKIEKETSLKLVFSYAVVSDREKLVEGYHHASLSGKQYFFQSNTEIFPYERGVKMLREPLSLEEIKAQIHGEESLENFLEARFVRWKEEDMHPDNVKKEAGYILKALYWNKVEVSVLIDHMSNLASSETLEELTGLFHEAKNECDLFLESESKHPHMDNELLDKALTYIHEHYTQEMTLQHVADHIHISRNYFSILFKRFMDVNFIDYVIRLRINKAKELLGHTSLKVYEVAGESGFNDVKYFSKLFKKVTGLSPGDYRTEHHK
- a CDS encoding sensor histidine kinase, with amino-acid sequence MIQLLKKRLAAKVILTILVVCLIPTVFNSVFFYHSASDVVKENVRESSRQIARQAAESLSFIFSNGSDMSDLIYSNERIQEIVKDDLDNRSSDTEENQEYMTSYLNSNIYTSSFVRIIYVLKEDGMSWGSGTFSPYKLSKVNIDGMDWAKEAVRRDGELVWGGLQYDRFSGAGENTDLILPITRVLKDFDTMENIAYIQVSLDGKAILDKINQIKLGKTGHFFVVNEQAEVVIDNDLENLNNPVQNKQMREYILSDKREFEYEEDDIPYYGVTEPIGNGWLIVGRVPTFEITGEIISIQKIIIGASIIFGIVAILVGSFIAKKVTDPVKILTEQMKLVGEGNLKVRTSVDSKDEIGMMSSEFNHMIYRVEDLLEQVKEEQHQKQEAVLRAIKHRINPHFLFNTLSTIRWLVQFKETERANTALTALSKLLEGNMGKTGTFISIKEEVELVEQFMVILQIRYEQKFHLVTDFEEGVEDWEIPRMLLQPIVENSIFHGIVPTGTEGTVWITGKNILGGIQIEIRDDGVGVEQDMLQRVQRSSVGDNSYVGIGLSHVADSIRLYFGPDSKFEITSGDGTVVKLVLMTKTRGDQDV
- a CDS encoding glycoside hydrolase family 66 protein yields the protein MGKKKSLAVLASMSLTAVMLLGCVNSSSEPVFQAETIQQGKWVDELSTDQAAYEPGESVKLSLSLKEKVKEGKILVQYKHLAETVKEEEINLKDEEISWSWKPEEDDFKGYMVEVYVKQGDEVIDHQNIGVDVSSDWAKFPRYGYLADFYDMEADLQEDVINQLNRFHINGLQFYDWQYKHEKPLKMEDGKLASTWPDIANREVSRDTIERYISLAHEKNMKAMNYNLLFGSYEGAEDEGVKKEWGLFKDPDAEEQDHHPLPDNWASDIYLMDPSNKGWQDFILNEEKQVFNHLDFDGWHVDQLGDRGVLWNGDGKTVDLSTTYVPFLNEAKQELGVDLVMNAVSQYAQGYIASQAPVDFLYSELWDGHNTYSSLKGVIDQNSKYSKGKLNTVLAAYMNYDLSDSMGEFNTPGVLMTNAVIFASGGSHLELGENMLSKEYFPHKKLSMSDELNTELTRYYDFQVAYQNLLRDGGEEAEKEVKIEGDLTVSDQPKLGSIWSFAKKKEDKELIHLINFTDASSLEWRDNEGVQPEPEEEKDIEVEVKAGGKADKIWVATPDAYQGSPLEIDFKQKGDSITFTVPSLKYWDLVVIDYK
- a CDS encoding carbohydrate ABC transporter permease, with the translated sequence MNGNFFSKLIVYLFLILGVIVFITPFIYMVMTTFINGAYSLPKPQEVFTAVPNFENYEIVWNKNNFFRYFLNSLLVAGVATVGSVFLGALTAYAFVRFTFPGKELLFRIFLFTMMIPLVLAIVPQFTVIKNLGLVNTYWGLWLLYIGGGVVGSTFFLRGFFETVPKELEESILMDGGGNWTIFRRIYLPLSKPALGTMAIFSFSGTWDEYFVALTIIKDEAMRTLPIALMMFQGKYASNWSWIFGASLIAILPVIIIYIIFQKKFVQSGHSEGAVKG